The proteins below are encoded in one region of Anguilla anguilla isolate fAngAng1 chromosome 3, fAngAng1.pri, whole genome shotgun sequence:
- the LOC118222343 gene encoding terminal nucleotidyltransferase 5C-like isoform X2 produces the protein MAEAVGSGERERCGVLTWEQVSRLDQVLTEVVAVHGRGNFPTLWVCLKDVVRMVRARLQAGGVAVRDVRLNGSTASHVLLEDEGRSYKDLDLIFRVDLPQGAGFHHQEAEFHNQEVEFHPQEAEFHPQEAGFHPQEAEFQKQEVEFHPQEAGFQPQEAEFHPQEAGFYPQEAGFYPQEAGFHPQEAGFHPQEAGFYPQEAGFHPQEAGFQLVREVVLSCLLDFLPSGVNKEKMSAATLGEAYVEKLVKVSSDGDCWSLISLCNRHGRNVELKFVQRLRRQFEFSVDSFQIVLDPLLEAYERCGRLSPADPLPAVPVESVYGDLAAALGHLRGRLIATRRPEEIRGGGLLKCCSLLARGFRPADARELRSLQRYMCSRFFIDFPDVGAQRRTLEAYLRSHFAGEEPRRYAYLMLLRRVVDQSTVCLMGHERRQTLALISALALRVLAEQNAIPDAANVTCYYQPAPYVQDISFCPYYCGQTLPTWQPCS, from the exons ATGGCGGAGGCCGTGGGCAGTGGCGAGCGTGAGCGCTGCGGGGTGCTCACCTGGGAGCAGGTGAGCCGTCTGGACCAGGTGCTGACGGAGGTGGTGGCGGTGCACGGGCGGGGCAACTTCCCCACGCTGTGGGTGTGTCTGAAGGACGTGGTGCGTATGGTGCGGGCGCGGCTGCAGGCCGGGGGCGTCGCCGTCAGAGACGTGCGTCTGAACGGCTCCACCGCCAGCCACGTGCTGCTGGAGGACGAGGGGCGGAGCTACAAGGACCTGGACCTGATCTTCCGCGTGGACCTCcctcagggggcggggtttcacCATCAGGAGGCAGAGTTTCATAATCAGGAGGTGGAGTTTCACCCGCAGGAGGCGGAGTTCCATCCGCAGGAGGCGGGGTTTCACCCTCAGGAGGCGGAGTTTCAGAAGCAGGAGGTGGAGTTTCACCCGCAGGAGGCAGGGTTCCAGCCGCAGGAGGCGGAGTTTCACCCTCAGGAGGCGGGGTTTTACCCTCAGGAGGCGGGGTTTTACCCTCAGGAGGCAGGGTTTCACCCTCAGGAGGCGGGGTTTCACCCTCAGGAGGCGGGGTTTTACCCTCAGGAGGCGGGGTTTCACCCTCAGGAG GCGGGGTTCCAGCTGGTGCGGGAGGTGGTGCTCAGCTGCCTGCTGGACTTCCTGCCCAGCGGCGTGAACAAGGAGAAGATGTCAGCGGCCACGCTGGGCGAGGCGTACGTGGAGAAGCTGGTGAAGGTGTCGAGCGACGGCGACTGCTGGAGCCTCATCTCGCTGTGCAACCGGCACGGCCGCAACGTGGAGCTCAAGTTCGTGCAGCGGCTCCGCCGCCAGTTTGAGTTCAGCGTGGACTCCTTCCAGATCGTGCTGGACCCCCTGCTGGAGGCGTACGAGCGGTGCGGCCGCCTCTCCCCGGCCGACCCTCTCCCCGCGGTGCCGGTGGAGAGCGTGTATGGCGACCTGGCGGCGGCGCTGGGGCACCTGCGCGGCCGGCTGATCGCCACGCGGCGGCCCGAGGAGATCCGCGGCGGCGGGCTGCTGAAGTGCTGCAGCCTGCTGGCGCGCGGGTTCCGGCCCGCGGACGCGCGGGAGCTGCGCTCGCTGCAGCGCTACATGTGCTCACGCTTCTTCATCGACTTCCCCGACGTGGGCGCGCAGCGGCGCACGCTGGAGGCCTACCTGCGCAGCCACTTCGCCGGCGAGGAGCCGCGCAGGTACGCCTACCTGATGCTGCTGCGCCGCGTGGTGGACCAGAGCACCGTGTGCCTGATGGGCCACGAGCGGCGCCAGACCCTCGCCCTCATCTCCGCGCTGGCGCTGCGCGTGCTCGCCGAGCAGAACGCCATCCCCGACGCCGCCAACGTCACCTGCTACTACCAGCCCGCCCCCTACGTGCAGGACATCAGCTTCTGCCCTTACTACTGCGGCCAGACCCTCCCAACATGGCAGCCCTGCAGCTGA
- the LOC118222343 gene encoding terminal nucleotidyltransferase 5C-like isoform X1, whose amino-acid sequence MAEAVGSGERERCGVLTWEQVSRLDQVLTEVVAVHGRGNFPTLWVCLKDVVRMVRARLQAGGVAVRDVRLNGSTASHVLLEDEGRSYKDLDLIFRVDLPQGAGFHHQEAEFHNQEVEFHPQEAEFHPQEAGFHPQEAEFQKQEVEFHPQEAGFQPQEAEFHPQEAGFYPQEAGFYPQEAGFHPQEAGFHPQEAGFYPQEAGFHPQEAGFYPQEAGFHPQEAGFQLVREVVLSCLLDFLPSGVNKEKMSAATLGEAYVEKLVKVSSDGDCWSLISLCNRHGRNVELKFVQRLRRQFEFSVDSFQIVLDPLLEAYERCGRLSPADPLPAVPVESVYGDLAAALGHLRGRLIATRRPEEIRGGGLLKCCSLLARGFRPADARELRSLQRYMCSRFFIDFPDVGAQRRTLEAYLRSHFAGEEPRRYAYLMLLRRVVDQSTVCLMGHERRQTLALISALALRVLAEQNAIPDAANVTCYYQPAPYVQDISFCPYYCGQTLPTWQPCS is encoded by the coding sequence ATGGCGGAGGCCGTGGGCAGTGGCGAGCGTGAGCGCTGCGGGGTGCTCACCTGGGAGCAGGTGAGCCGTCTGGACCAGGTGCTGACGGAGGTGGTGGCGGTGCACGGGCGGGGCAACTTCCCCACGCTGTGGGTGTGTCTGAAGGACGTGGTGCGTATGGTGCGGGCGCGGCTGCAGGCCGGGGGCGTCGCCGTCAGAGACGTGCGTCTGAACGGCTCCACCGCCAGCCACGTGCTGCTGGAGGACGAGGGGCGGAGCTACAAGGACCTGGACCTGATCTTCCGCGTGGACCTCcctcagggggcggggtttcacCATCAGGAGGCAGAGTTTCATAATCAGGAGGTGGAGTTTCACCCGCAGGAGGCGGAGTTCCATCCGCAGGAGGCGGGGTTTCACCCTCAGGAGGCGGAGTTTCAGAAGCAGGAGGTGGAGTTTCACCCGCAGGAGGCAGGGTTCCAGCCGCAGGAGGCGGAGTTTCACCCTCAGGAGGCGGGGTTTTACCCTCAGGAGGCGGGGTTTTACCCTCAGGAGGCAGGGTTTCACCCTCAGGAGGCGGGGTTTCACCCTCAGGAGGCGGGGTTTTACCCTCAGGAGGCGGGGTTTCACCCTCAGGAGGCGGGGTTTTACCCTCAGGAGGCGGGGTTTCACCCTCAGGAGGCGGGGTTCCAGCTGGTGCGGGAGGTGGTGCTCAGCTGCCTGCTGGACTTCCTGCCCAGCGGCGTGAACAAGGAGAAGATGTCAGCGGCCACGCTGGGCGAGGCGTACGTGGAGAAGCTGGTGAAGGTGTCGAGCGACGGCGACTGCTGGAGCCTCATCTCGCTGTGCAACCGGCACGGCCGCAACGTGGAGCTCAAGTTCGTGCAGCGGCTCCGCCGCCAGTTTGAGTTCAGCGTGGACTCCTTCCAGATCGTGCTGGACCCCCTGCTGGAGGCGTACGAGCGGTGCGGCCGCCTCTCCCCGGCCGACCCTCTCCCCGCGGTGCCGGTGGAGAGCGTGTATGGCGACCTGGCGGCGGCGCTGGGGCACCTGCGCGGCCGGCTGATCGCCACGCGGCGGCCCGAGGAGATCCGCGGCGGCGGGCTGCTGAAGTGCTGCAGCCTGCTGGCGCGCGGGTTCCGGCCCGCGGACGCGCGGGAGCTGCGCTCGCTGCAGCGCTACATGTGCTCACGCTTCTTCATCGACTTCCCCGACGTGGGCGCGCAGCGGCGCACGCTGGAGGCCTACCTGCGCAGCCACTTCGCCGGCGAGGAGCCGCGCAGGTACGCCTACCTGATGCTGCTGCGCCGCGTGGTGGACCAGAGCACCGTGTGCCTGATGGGCCACGAGCGGCGCCAGACCCTCGCCCTCATCTCCGCGCTGGCGCTGCGCGTGCTCGCCGAGCAGAACGCCATCCCCGACGCCGCCAACGTCACCTGCTACTACCAGCCCGCCCCCTACGTGCAGGACATCAGCTTCTGCCCTTACTACTGCGGCCAGACCCTCCCAACATGGCAGCCCTGCAGCTGA